CAATCCCAGTGTCAATCCAGTGAACAATCCCACTGTCTTCAtctgacaacattttattttaggtgcagcagttgtttcgatgaatgaaatcaatgtTGGTATAGCCTACTATTTACTCAATACAcagtcatcatcacagtaaccatggcaacacaccTAAGAGAAAGATGCCACATATCAAATCAAATTATCCTAAAATCAAATAATCTCATAGCATATTCAATTTATACAGTAATATTCAGCTGGAAATGTGCAAACAATACAACTATATACAATTCAACATTTAGAGAGAACAATAAGGCTGTTTGTAAGTGCTCCTCAAACACCCCATCTAGCGACACCACTAAGTCGACCAGTCCACGAAAAATCCCGGGGTCGCTGGACCCCTTGATCTCATCCTTGCCTCGCAAAGCTAACTCAAACACGCCACAGAATCTGACAGTCAATAAGGCAGCCTGGAATATGGCAGTTCTTACTCACCTCATCGTTGTGACGACAAACAGCTATCATGTAGCTCCCATCCAACTGTTTGGCGATGTTAACTCTTCCAAAAGACCAAagtttcaggcagctgtccatAAGCATCTTCGATGTTTCATGCTTCCACACCTTCTCCGAGAGATGATGCATGTCGGTGACACCCGTGGTTGTCCAGGGGTAGCAGAACAGCGCGTTAGCTACTTCGCGTCCTGCTAGCCACGTTTTCCGCTCATACTAGCTCCGTGAAAATCCGCGGCTGTAGGCTTTCCCCGCCTTTGAAGACACCtgcttgatatttaaatttggaCTGGGTGGTCCTAATTCTTTGATAGCCAATTTATCTTCATTACTCCGACGACAGAATGGTAATTCCCGCAATGACAGGATGGAGTTCTTCCTCTGAGTTGTAATGCTAGCCATGCTGACCCTGAACGTGAACGCGATGCGTATGCGCACGTGACTTCATTAGTGCGTATGACGAAAGCACGTTGGGTCAAGCCCTCCAGGAGTCCATAGAAATGCATTGCAGGGTATACAgcataaaacaaattaattaaaacttaaaaaaaaaattaacatgtaCGTTTATGAGAGCGCCTGGGCCCatttcagtcagactgaaaagCGCCCAAGGCGCTCTCATAGACTTACATggggctgctgattggacaatggtgttcaggctgctgattggacaatgatgttcaggctgctgattggacaatgatattcaggctgctgattggacaataatTTTCAGACCTGGAATGGCAAAATAAACTCTTATGTTTTTCGTGTGGGTCAAGGATGGCGACGCCCTGTCGCCCACTATTAGCCAGCCGCCCCTGGCATGTAATACAATATATAACGGAGTATAATACATTAtagtcaaaaaagaaaagaaatcttgACATTATGCATGTGTACAGAAATGCATTTATATGTGTGGAATCAAATTCATGCAGTTTGTTACATagtaaatatgaaactggtGTCAAAAGTGTTAAAATTATATCATACAGATTAGAGAAtcaactttaaaataaaaaaaaagattaaaataaaaaaaatactgtcaaaacaaaaaaaaatacttcctTCACGTGCAGCTGAACTTACGGCAAAGAGGAGTTTAGGATGAAGTTAGACTCTGCTTAGGGAGTTATGGCCACCAGGGGGCCCCATACATGCCTCTGGAGACCTGAAATGTTAaggaaaaaatatcaaaagtgGGCAAGAGTAAGTTCTCCTCACCACTTTCTTAATGCCACCTTCACACCGTTCACCCATTGTAATAAGGGTGGAACAGGTGGGTTAAAACTCTGTCCTGCAAGGTACTACTGTAATAGTAAGTAATATTAAGCCTGTGTTTTGAACCCTTATTATAAAGTATTTAAAGCAGTTTGGTTTATCATCAGCTAAGATCCTTTCTTTATCTGACTTAATACATTTAATAATTGATTGAACATCCAGACCATAACGTCTCCAACTTCTTCTCTTTGTCCGTGGATTTGTGCAAATGAATAAACTTcactttttgaagtcaaactTGCAGGTTTGGCTCAAACGCAGGATAGGTCTGAGGGTGACACCTGGCTGTGTGTCCTGGATGAATGACTGAACTGAGCTGCAGTTCAGTGACAGTCCGCGCTGACGCGCATCTCTGGGCGTCACTGGCGCCCCTGACGGTGGGAGGAGAAGCTCACCGGAGcgcaacagatacacacacggTTAGTGTGGGTGTGGGTGCGGGTAACCTGTTCACCATGAGCCACCGGCACTGTGCGCTCAGCAGTCTCCCCATCGCGCTGGTCCAGCTGCCCCTgctactgctgcagctgccgcACGGTCCGGGGCGCGTCGCGGAACTCGCGGTGGTGGCGGAATACTCCTCCAAAACCGACCTGGACTATGAGTTCGGGGACTACCGGGGGAAGTGGTGCATCGACGACCACGGCTTCGTCTACGGCATCGGAGAGGTTTATTACCCGAGCCCCACGGCGTGTCCGTGCACGTGCACCGTGGACGGTCCCGTGTGCGTCCGACCCAAGTGTCCCCGCATCCACCCCAGGTGCACGCGGATCAGATATAAGGCGTGCTGTCCAGTGTGCGAGGCTGTGGCCAGGGTCTGTGTCTACGGGGGCAAAACGTACCGGCTCCTGGAGGAATTCAGGGTGAGAAGGAAGCAGCCACCCAGCCCACCCCGTCCCATTCACAAGTTCACTAAGCTTCAGatgctcagagcagcagctgctcagtgatCGTGCCTCATTTGAGATTTACGCACATCACCCATCAGTATGTGACTCTCCTTGTATAGACGCTGTTCATGTAGTCCTCTGTAGCTACTTGACGGTATTTTGTTTCTCATATGTTTTGGCTGCATGACATAATAATGATGTGCACGTGTAAACTTGTGTGTGGTGACCACGTTATGAACCAAATCTGAAATTCAACCGTCTTTATAGAAGATTATCATCTTGTTCATATAGGTTATGGAATATAGAATATTTGTATATTGTCCTTACTGTATTAACCCCAGGGCCTCCCCTTTCccactgtgtgcactgtgtatgTACCCTGTACCCATCAAGTCCAGAGCACAGAGCAGCCTGCACATGGTGCTTCACtggtgtgtgtcagtttgtggtattttgttttctgaagaAATATGCAAAGTGTGAACTGAAAAGCTCCATTTTGACAGAAGCCCTCTGTGAGGCAGGGCACAGGATTAGGTGTTAGGGTGAGAACTCTTTGATTTGCATAATCCAGCCTGTGAGTTTTCCCCTCACTGGAGggttgaaaacatgaaaacctcaaagttttattgttttaacattaaaatgtacAAAGAATACTTTTTATGGATACTGCAAGTGGTTAATATGGTTATTTCTCAATCCAAACACTAAAGCTGCATGAATATATCATTATATTaacaatgggaaaaaaaatatgtatacaCATTCACAGGAAATTAAACAGCTCAGCAGTTTTTCCTCAGTTCCACAgtgcattttagcatctttcagcccATTGTTTAGGATCTATAGCCCACGCCCTTTGTGTTTTGgctcaccatcatcatccatTTGCAGCAGGTTTTAGTTAAAGCTAGTTACATGTTGTGTTTAGAACTAACcacacttttattattattactttttattgaCGGTTTAAATAGCCTGATGTAGGAGCCTTAGGTCAATGAAATTcaaattgtttttgtgttccAGTTGTCGAGGTGTGAGCGATGTCGCTGCGAGGCCAACAGAGAGGTGTACTGCAGCATTTCAGACTGCCCTGCCCCTCACTGCGTCAACCCCACCTACGAACCCAACCACTGCTGCCCCATCTGTAAGACTGGTAAGTCTCAGTCAGACAAACACTTTGGTCCATGGCAGGCAATCTCTACACCCTCATATACTATCACTGTCAACTCAAAGTTTCTACCTGTATGGAGGCAATTAAAACTATGCAGTAAGTATGTTATAATGAAAGATGTTAAACACAGGAAtgctcctcagaggatgaaccctttcCATTTTGGACAGTCAGTGCCTCCCTTTCACTTTCAACTTTGAACACAACATGTTCCATAATGGAAGTGGAAGACTATCATAAAAATAGGCAACACATTCATGGTAACATTTGAATTCTAAacattattaaaaacacatcagtgagccacactgttgcagtgtggctcacacacatacacatacacacacacacacacacacacacacatatatatatatataattttcaGTAATAACatcttatttaattttttaagttTGATCCATGTGTACAAGCTTTCATACACTCTCCTCTGAGATGCTACAGGCAGCTTGGAGAAggagcacaaacacattttcacatctctttaatacacacacacacacgcacacacacacacatttaagcttgtgcctcctgtgtgtgttatatgcATCATTAGTAAGCTGCCATTGTGACAGCGTGTGTTCACCCTGCAGCTCTCAGAAGCATCACTCGTTACGTCACCTCACACACAAGGCAGCTTACAGAGCCACGCCTGTTATGTCATACATGCTTTCAATGCCACTGGCATTAAGAACCTTCTCTAACATTGGTGggatttgtgagtgtgtgtgtgtgttagacacagacagcagggatAATAACTCCTGTATTATCTGTTGCTTTTAAGTAAATCAGGCAACCAAAGCCAAAGCACCCAAACAATCAAAAACATGACGTAACTGATTCTTTATGATGCCTaaaagaaatcaataatcaatagaAATCAATAGAAACACACTATTTGCTTCCCTGTTGCTTTGCTGATTTCTGGCAGTTGTAGTTAAGTTGTAGTTTCTATTTTAACggctcctctgctgctggacaGACAGTGGGACAGATGGTTTGGTTTGTTGcgtcattgtttttttttcttttttttttccactcccaCCAAATTCGCTCatgtcagctgtgttttattgaaCACGGTTGGGTCTGGCAGCAGATGAACTGTACTTCCTGTCCTCCCGCCAAGGCGTTGGTAATTGTTTCACGGGGAGCTGCCAAATAAAGGAACCCCCATCTGCGATTGAGGGATGCAAATGATATCAAACGCAGGCTGTTTACATTTCTGCTTGCATGGTATTCAGTATGTGCAGTCCAAACAACATTTCACTGCTTCACTGAAAATATCATATATATTACATGCACATGTTGGAAGGAAAGAGACATACAGAGGcatcagaaagtattcagaccccttcaactttttgcaaatttattaaaaatcaaaacagaaatctCTTATTTAtagaagtattcagacccttaatTAAGTACATTGTGGAACCCTGACTGGCAGCAATCACAGCTCTGAGTCATCTTGGCTTTTAAaggctttgcacacctggatttggacAGATTATCCTATTCATCCTAACAGATCCTCTCAAACTCTGATTGGATGCAAAGTGTCTGTGAACTACCTTCATCAGGTCTCTCTCTACAGATGTTCAAAGCCACTccaggacagtcagagactcgtctaccaactcctgaaggaaatatcAGGCTCTTACTCTGTTAAATGCTCCACCCTGCTCAGCATGCCACCTGctgactttgtctgtctgtcacttaGAGAGAATATAGGTAGAGCACAATGTGCTTTAAGAGCTTTTAGCTGAACAGCTGGGGTGAAACAACACTgactgatgagagcagtgagagccAACCATGACATTAAAGTCGCggaacataaaaccaaaacaatgagctgaaagacattaaaatgctCAATAAAGCTTCAAGAGCTGGTCTGTGAGACTGTGCAGCACagcggtgctttgagctaaatgctaatgtcatcatactaacatgctcacaatgacaatgccaACATAACAAGAGTGAGACACTGTCCAAGAAGGGAGCAGACTTTGACACAAGACAGACTGTGCTGTCTTTCCTGACCCTCTAGGCCCCAACTGCTTTGCTGGGAACAGGGTGATCCCAGCAGGGGAGCGTGTCAACATCGACGAGAAAACGGTTTGCTACTGCACCTACCGGGATGGGACGTGGCAAACCCATCCTCACGCCACCTGCGAACAGCGCCCCCAGCCCAGCCCGACACCTGACATCGGCACCGAGGCCCCCAGGGACGAGGACGccagggggagaggggggagaccATTTATTCCCAGACTGGACGTGATACCATGAAGTCAGAAATATGTCAGAGAGCTGCTCTGCAggtacaaatacaaataaactcTGTCCATCAGTATCAGGAGAGGTGAACTGGACTTCAATACAGCATTATTCAACCTGCACATTTATGTTGAAAACACAACCAGTGAGATTATTTCAGAGCAGTTCTGGCGCTAATGGCGAGCGTCCACAGGGTACAGCTGCATCGCGTTCTGGTCGTGCCTCATGGCTCCAAATGTTTCTGAGGTGCAGTGTCTGTAGCGTGGTGTCCAAACCTGAGGAGTCTTGGTCCACACTTTTAATGTTCACTAACAATTTTACACCTAATCTTACATATGTTTTTAATTAGGAATCTTCAAAGCAGTGCAAGTCTTGAATGATGAGCAGGGGAACAGCAGAGTTTAGTGCAGAAACTTATTCACAGCAGGTGATACACAACAAATGATCCCCAGCACCAGGCTGGAAGACTGAATTTACAGAGTTAGCACTTGTTCTTTTATAGCACTCTTTCCACCTCTTTTGGGAGCAGTTATACCCAAACCTCTTTTAAAAATACACTctttgttttgcccgaaaataatGGTGACTCATTATGGTCTTCCAGGTATTTTCCAGGCCCACTTGTTCCCTGGCAAGTATCTACTGGTGTCAGATTATGGCTGGTAATGACCTTGGTTCTGGATTTATTGATgtctccttttttctcctcttatcCACTTGAACTCCACTTTATATCTCGATGGAATACATCATTATTTCCCAGCCCtgttgaaatatatatattttttaaaaagtgtttacTGGGAGTATAGGGTAGGATACATTATACTGATATACTGATGCATGTATCATGATATATGCTCAGGCCATACACAATCTTCAGacaacaaactaacaaaaaccTTAGGATTAGATCTAAAGTGAAACTCTAACATTTATGAGTGTACATAATCAAACAGACTGATGAGCCTTCAAAGCCAACACTCTCCTTCCTTCTGCCTTCACCACATTCCTCATTTCTCCTGTCCTTCACCAGCATAGGCTCCTTCAGGAGCCACATGTCTAATACAGTTTAGAGATGATGTCTctccaaaaaaaatgtctacAAGCATAAATACACATATGCATCTCATTTAGATACAGGCTGCAGTTTCGTGGCTCTGCTTTCATTGGTTTAATTACTTTACCATCATGCACCACCTTTTCTCTGGGACTCCAGCTGCGTGTAAATAATCACAGTACAGGTGatcacagagagaaggagaggaccgAACAGAGGATTAACCTGATACTAGACATCCCAACATTTGTGCACAagccccaaaaaaaaaataatgtaccCAAAATAAAAAGGGTTATTTTGATTACATTCATAACCCTGGTCTCCACTGAAAACTCATTTttgtggtattaaaaaaaaaggaaaataaggcCTGTAGTGGTAACTTTTATGTGGAAAACACTTGCTGTTGCAGTGATATGAGGATCCTTAAATGCTTTGCACAGATCATCAGAAACCTGATTCAAAAGCCCACTCACATTTATACCTGTACTAATAACTAAACATACATCCTTATAACACATAGACCAGGTGGATGTTGCTAAACCGAAGAGGAGCAGCCTGAACGCAGTGCAGCTGTATCTGATGGACCGTGGTCTTTagtgaaactgtaaaataatcTACAGGCTGGGAGGAGGCTGAGCGTAGAAGAGGAGTAAAACAACCGTATCCTTAAAGAAAAAGGTCACCCACACTGattcacaacacacacctggtcattatatttcatttctttcaaataaatgtcaaactgctgttttcaaGCTCTAAAATGAATTTTCAAGCACAAGTATTTATTCCATATTTCATTAGTTTTTCAATTCGTCAAATTtccagttttacttttttttccctcaggtAAAGAACTGACCATTGCTAACAGAAACTGAACAATcagcagactgactgactggaaattaattcagttttacagacttacattttatagacttaCTTAATCAGTTAATTACAAATAAGCTTTACTTACAGATGCATGAGGAGGAATTAACAGATGCATAAGGAAGGAACTGGCCACCACCTGATGCTGGTGTTCACTCACTGCTGTTTAGGAAACTGTCTGTCGCTGTCATACACATgtgtatatctatatatctatgtAGAGTATGGGATgctctcttgttctttttttttgtgaccgTCAGTCTGAGGTCCAGGTTGGGAAGGTGTGAGAGATGAATgggtgacagagtgacagaggggAAACAAGTGTCGGGTGCAGGTGGTGGCCTGGCTTCTCTCCATGGCCCTGCCGCTTTCCATCTGTAAGCAGAGAGGGGCCAGAGATGTCTAAGTAGGccagacacaggcacacacacacacacacacacacacagcactcagAATGAC
The window above is part of the Toxotes jaculatrix isolate fToxJac2 chromosome 18, fToxJac2.pri, whole genome shotgun sequence genome. Proteins encoded here:
- the si:dkey-283b1.7 gene encoding von Willebrand factor C domain-containing protein 2-like, with the translated sequence MSHRHCALSSLPIALVQLPLLLLQLPHGPGRVAELAVVAEYSSKTDLDYEFGDYRGKWCIDDHGFVYGIGEVYYPSPTACPCTCTVDGPVCVRPKCPRIHPRCTRIRYKACCPVCEAVARVCVYGGKTYRLLEEFRLSRCERCRCEANREVYCSISDCPAPHCVNPTYEPNHCCPICKTGPNCFAGNRVIPAGERVNIDEKTVCYCTYRDGTWQTHPHATCEQRPQPSPTPDIGTEAPRDEDARGRGGRPFIPRLDVIP